The genomic segment TCGCGGGCGCGGGCGTGGACAACGCCATCATCGAACTCGACTCCAGCGAGCCGCCCATCGCGGACGGCAGCGCGCGCGAGTTCGTCAAGCTCATCGCCTCCGCGGGTCTCATCCCGCAGGACCAGCCGCGCGAGCCGTGGCAGCCGTCCGAGCCCGTCGAGTTCAACACCGGCGAATCCACGCTGGCCGTGCTCCCGCATGACCGGCTGAAAATCTCCTGCACCAGCGCCGACCGCCACAACCGCTTCACGCAATTCTTCACCCTCGAAGTCACCCCCGAGAGCTGGGAAAAGGAGCTCGCGCACGCGCGCACGTTTTGTTTCTTCGAGGAGATCGAGTTCCTCATCAAGAACGGGCTCATCAAGGGCGGCAGCCTCGAGAACGCCGTCGTCATCCGCGACGACGCCGTGCTCACGACCGAGCCGTTGCGGTATCCGGAGGAATTCGTGCGGCACAAGATGCTGGACATCCTCGGCGACCTCGCGCTGCTCGGGCGGCCGCTGCTCGGGCACATCGTCGCCGTGCGGCCGAGCCACGCGGCGAACTGCGGCCTCGCGCGCCAGCTTTCCGCGCGCATGCGCCAGCCGCTCATCGCCGCGCAAACCTTCGCGCCGCCCGCGTCCAGGCCCGCCGCCGAGCCCGCGCCGCCCGAGGAACTCGTGCGCGACGGCGCCTTGCTCGACGTGATGCAGGTGATGAAAATCCTCCCGCACCGCTACCCGTTCCTGATGGTGGACCGCGTGCTGCGCATCGAGGGGAACAAGATCACCGGCGCGAAGAACGTCACCGCGAACGAGCCTTATTTTCAGGGACACTTCCCCGGCCATCCCATCATGCCGGGCGTGCTCCAGCTCGAAGCCATCGCGCAGGTCGCGGGCATCCTCATGCTCAAGCAGGCCGAGAACTTCGGGAAGCTCGCCTACTTCATGGCCGCCGAGAACGTGAAATGGCGCAAGCCTGTCCGCCCCGGCGACACGCTCGTGATCGAGGTCGAACTCACCAAGGCCCGCGGCAAGATCGGCAAGGCCCGCGGCGTCTGCTCCGTCGCCGGCGAGCAAGTCAGCGAGGCGGATGTGACCTTCATGTTGATCGACGGTTGAGATTTCGCCATCCGAAATCCCCATGGCTCACCCCACCGCCATCGTTCATCCCACCGCGAGCATCGCCGACGGCTGCGAAATCGGCCCCTACTGCATCGTCGAGGAACACGCTGTTCTCGGCGCCCGGTGCAGGCTGCACAGCCACGTCGTCATCGGTACTCACACGGTTGTCGGCGTGGAGAACGAGTTCTTCCCCTTCGCGTGCATCGGGCAGAAGTCGCAAGACCTGAAGTGGAAGGGCGGGACCACCTGGCTGCGCATCGGAGACCACAACACCTTCCGCGAATTCGCCACCGCCCACCGCGCCACGGCGGATGGCGACACCACCGTCATCGGCTCGCACAACACCCTGCTCGCCTGCACCCACGTCGCGCACGATTGCCGGCTCGGCGACCACATCATCATGTCCAACGTCGCCACGCTCGCGGGGCACGTGACGGTCGAGGACCACGCGGTCATCGGCGGGCTGGCGGCGGTGCACCAATTCTGCCGCATCGGCCGCATGGCGATCATCGGCGGCTGCTCCAAGGTCGTGCAAGACGTGCCGCCCTTCATGCTCGCCGACGGCAACCCCGCCGAAACGCGCACCCTCAACAAAGTCGGCCTCGAACGCAACGGCGCGACCGCTGAAGTCCAGGACGCATTGAAGAAGTGCCACAAACTCCTCTTCCGCGAAGGACTCACCGTCGCCAACGCCCTCGCCAAGATTGAGGCAGACGTCAAGCCTCTGCCCGAAGTCCTGCACCTCGTCGCCTTCATCCGCGCCAGCGAGCGAGGCATCAGCAAGTAAACGCAGCGCGGCGGGCTTCGGTGCACCCCGGGTTTTCAGGCCGCCCGCGCGTTCGGGCTGCGCCTACCCATCCAGCGGGCTCCGCACCCCGATCCCCGGCTTCTGCATCATATGAGTATAAATCTGCGTCGTCGTCAGGCTTTGATGTCCCAACAGTTCCTGCACGGTGCGGATGTCCGTCCCGTTCTCCAGCAAATGCGTGGCAAAACAATGCCGCAGCGTGTGCGTCGTCACCCGCTTGCTCAACCCCACCCGCTGCGCCGCCGCCCGGATC from the Verrucomicrobiota bacterium genome contains:
- a CDS encoding bifunctional UDP-3-O-[3-hydroxymyristoyl] N-acetylglucosamine deacetylase/3-hydroxyacyl-ACP dehydratase, which encodes MSRCVSAYRRRPTRTSRISAGRWLISVVEPALRADASAHSANATPDRAAAFGVRATLGASRPISPVALAACIRLNRPVLPQQTLQQAVTFSGLGLHGGNRVNMVLLPAPPNSGLRFRRTDLEGKPEVEALVENVVETNRSTTLGKGHVRIHTVEHVLAALAGAGVDNAIIELDSSEPPIADGSAREFVKLIASAGLIPQDQPREPWQPSEPVEFNTGESTLAVLPHDRLKISCTSADRHNRFTQFFTLEVTPESWEKELAHARTFCFFEEIEFLIKNGLIKGGSLENAVVIRDDAVLTTEPLRYPEEFVRHKMLDILGDLALLGRPLLGHIVAVRPSHAANCGLARQLSARMRQPLIAAQTFAPPASRPAAEPAPPEELVRDGALLDVMQVMKILPHRYPFLMVDRVLRIEGNKITGAKNVTANEPYFQGHFPGHPIMPGVLQLEAIAQVAGILMLKQAENFGKLAYFMAAENVKWRKPVRPGDTLVIEVELTKARGKIGKARGVCSVAGEQVSEADVTFMLIDG
- the lpxA gene encoding acyl-ACP--UDP-N-acetylglucosamine O-acyltransferase, producing MAHPTAIVHPTASIADGCEIGPYCIVEEHAVLGARCRLHSHVVIGTHTVVGVENEFFPFACIGQKSQDLKWKGGTTWLRIGDHNTFREFATAHRATADGDTTVIGSHNTLLACTHVAHDCRLGDHIIMSNVATLAGHVTVEDHAVIGGLAAVHQFCRIGRMAIIGGCSKVVQDVPPFMLADGNPAETRTLNKVGLERNGATAEVQDALKKCHKLLFREGLTVANALAKIEADVKPLPEVLHLVAFIRASERGISK
- a CDS encoding integron integrase; translated protein: IRAAAQRVGLSKRVTTHTLRHCFATHLLENGTDIRTVQELLGHQSLTTTQIYTHMMQKPGIGVRSPLDG